In Polyangia bacterium, a genomic segment contains:
- the nth gene encoding endonuclease III, with product MPRGLTKVITKATRKPRRGRWPPDPARVRSIVDGLEEAYPEVDCELDRQNEFQLLCATILSAQTTDLRVNKVTPALFQRFPDATAMAKARLPELEGLIRSTGFYRQKAKSLKGTAQGLVALHGGQVPRTLAELTKLPGVARKTASVVLGTAFGLAEGVVVDTHVQRLSMRLGLTRSNEVKKIEQDLMKVVPKENWIRFSHQLIWHGRRVCFARKPNCASCTLAPFCPSAGLEG from the coding sequence ATGCCCCGCGGACTGACGAAGGTGATCACCAAGGCCACGCGCAAGCCGCGCCGCGGACGGTGGCCGCCGGATCCGGCGCGCGTCCGCTCGATCGTCGATGGCCTGGAAGAAGCCTATCCGGAGGTCGACTGCGAGCTGGATCGCCAGAACGAATTTCAGCTCTTGTGCGCGACCATCCTGTCGGCCCAGACCACCGACCTGCGGGTCAACAAGGTGACGCCCGCGCTGTTCCAACGCTTCCCCGACGCGACGGCAATGGCCAAGGCCCGCCTGCCCGAACTGGAGGGCCTGATCCGTTCGACCGGTTTTTACCGACAAAAGGCCAAGAGCCTGAAGGGCACGGCGCAGGGATTGGTCGCGCTTCACGGCGGGCAGGTCCCGCGCACGCTGGCCGAGCTGACCAAGCTGCCCGGCGTGGCTCGCAAGACCGCCAGCGTGGTGCTGGGCACCGCCTTCGGCCTGGCCGAGGGCGTGGTCGTCGATACCCATGTCCAGCGCCTGAGCATGCGGCTTGGCCTCACCCGCTCGAACGAGGTGAAAAAGATCGAGCAGGACCTGATGAAGGTGGTGCCGAAGGAAAACTGGATCCGCTTTTCGCACCAGCTTATCTGGCACGGCCGACGGGTTTGTTTCGCCCGCAAACCGAACTGCGCGTCGTGCACGCTGGCGCCGTTCTGTCCCAGCGCCGGCCTGGAAGGCTGA